The stretch of DNA AATATGAAGTTTATTAAGAAGGACATAAGAGAATGTGCAGATTTTTTTCAGAAAAAATTTGATGTGATTGTTTCTGATGCAGCGCCGGGAACTTCGGGTATTCACTTTATTGATGTGGCTAAGTCATTAGAATTAGCTCAAACCTCTTTAGAGATTGTTCAGAAAGCTTTAAAATTAAACGGGAATTTTCTCTGTAAAATATTTGAAGGAGAGGGGACAGACGAATTTTTAAAAGAAATTAAAACATTATTTTCCGTTACCAAACCTTTCCGTCCTAATGCTGTGAGAAAGCATAGCAGAGAATTTTACTTAATCGCCACAGGTTTTAAATATGGAAAGCCAAAGAATAAAAATGTAGATGTAATGTAGATGTGTAATGTAGAT from Patescibacteria group bacterium encodes:
- a CDS encoding RlmE family RNA methyltransferase, with amino-acid sequence MKPAKDIRQDDFYSKRAKEENYPARSVYKLKEINKKYRIIKPGDSVLDIGCSPGSWMLYLSEKVGRRGNVIGVDLEEPKIILKDNMKFIKKDIRECADFFQKKFDVIVSDAAPGTSGIHFIDVAKSLELAQTSLEIVQKALKLNGNFLCKIFEGEGTDEFLKEIKTLFSVTKPFRPNAVRKHSREFYLIATGFKYGKPKNKNVDVM